A single region of the Vicia villosa cultivar HV-30 ecotype Madison, WI linkage group LG4, Vvil1.0, whole genome shotgun sequence genome encodes:
- the LOC131599675 gene encoding uncharacterized protein LOC131599675 — protein MVGCSSRMSTVGSVSSHDLPRCGCGVTMKMWRANTVQNPNRKFWKCRSAGTENSCELFLWDDEIVEFNKGETVTSPFCKKCDILQMKLESVSNKLEKVKMKVEVQKRKIMQLRITLVLCCMIVGFIYNFM, from the exons ATGGTTGGATGCAGTTCACGAATGAGCACGGTTGGGTCAGTATCATCGCATGATTTGCCCAGATGTGGGTGTGGTGTAACGATGAAGATGTGGAGAGCCAACACAGTGCAAAACCCCAACCGAAAATTCTGGAAATGTCGAAGCGCTGGG ACTGAGAATAGCTGTGAACTATTTTTATGGGATGATGAAATTGTCGAATTCAACAAAGGAGAAACTGTCACTTCACCATTTTGCAAGAAGTGTGATATACTACAAATGAAACTGGAATCAGTGTCAAACAAATTGGAGAaagtgaagatgaaggttgaagtTCAGAAAAGGAAAATTATGCAGCTTAGGATAACACTTGTTTTGTGTTGTATGATTGTTGgttttatttacaatttcatgTAA